One Burkholderia sp. PAMC 26561 genomic window carries:
- a CDS encoding LysR family transcriptional regulator: MHEINSRRLAHLVALAEEGSFARAAERVHLSQPALSRSIQALEDEFDIKLFDRAARGVATTAAGKLLVERARRVLFEARCLFRDVELIRSDTLGEVRIGLGAHAADILFPDMLVEFARKYPGIKISLEIAEAGKLMERLRAERADFVVVDRRETAIAPDVTMHRLTGHDGGWFVRQGHPLLARAPVPLAALREYPLVSVSLSAFMEDAVRRLLKFRAHEEIPLHLECNDVAVLKSVVARTDAVMFCTASSVQREVLHERLVRVSIVHPRKLGLQFALVCLADRTQSAAAEGALGLAAQIMNEATRAARATGRSR, from the coding sequence ATGCATGAGATCAATTCGCGTCGACTGGCGCATCTTGTTGCGCTGGCCGAAGAGGGCAGCTTTGCGCGTGCGGCGGAGCGCGTGCATTTGAGCCAGCCCGCGTTGAGCCGCAGCATTCAGGCGCTGGAAGACGAATTCGATATCAAGCTCTTCGATCGCGCCGCCCGCGGCGTCGCCACGACCGCCGCCGGAAAACTGCTGGTCGAGCGCGCGCGGCGCGTGCTGTTCGAAGCACGTTGTCTGTTCCGCGATGTCGAACTCATCCGCTCCGACACGCTCGGCGAAGTGCGGATCGGCCTCGGCGCGCATGCCGCCGATATTCTGTTTCCAGACATGCTCGTCGAGTTTGCGCGGAAATACCCGGGCATCAAGATATCGCTGGAGATCGCCGAAGCGGGGAAGTTGATGGAGCGGCTACGCGCCGAACGCGCGGATTTCGTCGTGGTGGATCGCCGGGAAACGGCTATTGCGCCCGATGTCACCATGCATCGGCTGACCGGTCACGACGGCGGCTGGTTCGTGCGGCAGGGGCATCCGCTGCTCGCCCGTGCGCCCGTGCCGCTCGCGGCGCTGCGGGAGTATCCGCTCGTGTCGGTATCGTTGTCGGCGTTCATGGAGGACGCCGTGCGCCGGCTGCTGAAATTTCGCGCGCACGAGGAGATTCCGCTGCATCTGGAATGCAACGATGTCGCCGTGTTGAAGAGCGTCGTTGCGCGCACGGATGCCGTCATGTTTTGTACGGCTTCATCGGTGCAACGCGAGGTGCTTCATGAGCGGCTCGTGCGTGTATCGATCGTGCATCCGCGCAAGCTTGGTTTGCAGTTTGCGCTCGTTTGTCTCGCTGACCGGACGCAATCGGCGGCGGCCGAAGGCGCCCTCGGACTTGCTGCGCAGATCATGAACGAGGCAACCCGGGCAGCCCGCGCAACGGGCCGCTCAAGATGA
- a CDS encoding lysophospholipid acyltransferase family protein, with protein MRFIRSLLLMVFFVVYTVPYACMCFITFPFLGAARRYWMAAFWCKSSIVVMRYLIGIRYRIEGMENLPDGPAVLLSKHQSAWETLAFPALMPRPLCYVFKRELLFVPFFGWTMGMLKMVHIDRRQGKDAFQSVARQGRERMAEGAWVIMFPEGTRTSVGQQGKYKSGGARFAVAAGAPVVPIAHNAGHVWPRKSFLKYAGIVTMSIGRPIETTGLTAEEVNLRVEQWIETEMRRIDSGSYGPDDRFVARSEGAATRR; from the coding sequence ATGCGCTTCATTCGTTCGCTGTTGCTGATGGTCTTTTTCGTTGTGTACACAGTGCCGTACGCGTGCATGTGCTTCATCACGTTCCCGTTCCTGGGCGCTGCAAGGCGTTACTGGATGGCGGCGTTCTGGTGCAAGTCATCGATCGTGGTGATGCGTTACCTGATCGGCATCCGCTACCGGATCGAAGGCATGGAGAACCTGCCCGATGGTCCCGCCGTGCTGCTGTCCAAACACCAGTCCGCATGGGAAACGCTCGCGTTCCCCGCGTTGATGCCGCGTCCGCTGTGCTATGTGTTCAAGCGCGAGTTGCTGTTCGTGCCGTTCTTCGGCTGGACCATGGGCATGCTGAAGATGGTGCATATCGACAGGCGTCAGGGCAAGGACGCGTTTCAATCAGTAGCGCGGCAAGGGCGTGAGCGCATGGCCGAAGGCGCGTGGGTCATCATGTTTCCGGAAGGCACACGCACCTCTGTTGGCCAGCAAGGTAAATACAAGTCGGGCGGCGCGCGGTTCGCAGTGGCGGCGGGCGCGCCTGTCGTGCCCATTGCTCATAACGCAGGGCACGTCTGGCCTCGAAAATCGTTTCTCAAATATGCGGGTATAGTCACAATGTCCATCGGTCGTCCGATCGAGACGACCGGCCTCACCGCGGAAGAAGTCAACCTTCGCGTCGAGCAATGGATCGAGACAGAAATGCGCCGCATCGATTCGGGTTCGTATGGTCCCGACGACCGTTTCGTCGCGCGCTCCGAAGGCGCGGCGACCCGACGGTAG
- the glyS gene encoding glycine--tRNA ligase subunit beta produces MTESNPASLLVELLTEELPPKALARLGTSFAEGIVQRLAARDLIEGEASFEKFATPRRLAVLIKNVRAVAPERQVREKVLPVSVALDKDGQPTPPLAKKLAALGFPDFKIEDLERAQDGKAEAFFLRYAAPGATLAEGLQTALTETLGKLPIPKLMTYQRPDGTSVQFVRPVHGLVALHGRDIVPVSALGIDSGDTTLGHRFLSSGIVAIGHADDYSETLRSKGRVVANFDDRRESIRTQLLAFAGEDRVVMPETLLDEVNALVEWPVVYQCRFDESFLQVPQECLILTMQTNQKYFALTDDHGKLRSRFLIVSNIETETPADIVEGNERVIRPRLADAKFFFEQDKKKRLADRVPLLANVVYHNKLGSQLQRVQRLEALAGEIAPMIGVNVAVTKRAALLAKADLLTDMVGEFPELQGTMGTYYARHDGEPEEVALACSEHYQPRFSGDETPSNGVSSAVALADKLETLVGIWGIGLQPTGEKDPFALRRHALGVLRILLEKKLAIDLLDLLRIAQKQFADMPQVADSTDAIYAFFMDRLRGVLRERGFNAVEIDAVLSLNPTRLDDIVARLEAVREFASLPEAASLAAANKRISNILKKSAEGVPASVQPALLQEAAEKALYAQLEQVAPQVQKQLAERNYTEALSALSALRDAVDTFFNDVMVNAEDPALRNNRLALLGALHQQMNCVADISKLAA; encoded by the coding sequence ATGACCGAATCCAATCCCGCATCGCTGCTCGTCGAGCTGCTGACCGAAGAACTGCCGCCAAAGGCGCTCGCGCGCCTTGGCACCTCGTTTGCCGAAGGCATCGTGCAGCGGCTTGCCGCGCGCGACCTCATTGAAGGCGAAGCGAGTTTCGAGAAATTCGCCACACCGCGCCGTCTCGCAGTGCTGATCAAGAACGTTCGCGCGGTTGCGCCCGAACGGCAAGTGCGCGAGAAAGTGCTGCCCGTCAGCGTAGCGCTCGATAAAGACGGACAACCCACCCCGCCGCTCGCGAAGAAACTTGCCGCGCTCGGTTTCCCTGACTTCAAGATCGAAGATCTCGAGCGCGCGCAAGACGGCAAAGCCGAAGCGTTCTTCCTGCGCTACGCGGCGCCGGGCGCGACGCTCGCTGAAGGCCTGCAAACCGCGCTGACCGAGACGCTCGGCAAGTTGCCAATCCCGAAGCTCATGACGTATCAACGGCCCGACGGCACCAGCGTGCAGTTCGTGCGCCCGGTGCATGGGCTGGTCGCATTGCATGGCCGCGACATCGTGCCGGTGAGCGCGCTTGGCATCGATTCCGGCGATACCACGCTGGGTCATCGATTCCTCTCGAGCGGAATCGTGGCGATCGGTCACGCCGACGATTACTCGGAGACGCTGCGCTCGAAGGGCCGTGTAGTCGCGAATTTCGATGACCGCCGCGAATCCATCCGCACGCAGTTGCTCGCGTTTGCAGGCGAAGATCGCGTCGTGATGCCTGAGACGCTGCTCGACGAAGTGAACGCGCTGGTCGAATGGCCGGTCGTGTATCAATGCCGTTTCGACGAATCGTTCCTGCAAGTGCCGCAGGAATGCCTGATCCTGACCATGCAGACGAACCAGAAGTATTTCGCGCTGACCGACGATCACGGCAAGCTGCGCTCGCGCTTCCTGATTGTGTCGAACATTGAAACAGAAACGCCGGCCGATATCGTGGAAGGCAACGAGCGCGTGATTCGTCCGCGTCTTGCCGACGCCAAGTTCTTCTTCGAGCAGGACAAGAAGAAGCGCCTGGCCGACCGCGTGCCGCTGCTGGCGAACGTGGTGTATCACAACAAACTTGGCTCGCAACTGCAGCGCGTGCAGCGCCTCGAAGCGCTGGCAGGCGAAATCGCCCCGATGATCGGCGTGAACGTCGCCGTGACGAAGCGCGCCGCCCTGCTCGCGAAGGCCGACTTGCTCACCGACATGGTCGGCGAATTCCCTGAATTGCAAGGCACGATGGGCACGTATTACGCGCGCCATGACGGCGAGCCGGAAGAGGTCGCGCTCGCGTGTTCGGAACATTACCAACCGCGTTTTTCCGGCGATGAAACCCCGTCTAACGGCGTAAGCAGCGCAGTCGCCCTGGCCGACAAGCTGGAAACGCTCGTGGGCATCTGGGGTATCGGCTTGCAGCCGACGGGCGAAAAAGATCCGTTCGCGCTGCGCCGCCACGCGCTCGGTGTGTTGCGCATTCTGCTGGAAAAGAAACTGGCTATCGATTTGCTCGACTTGCTGCGCATCGCGCAAAAGCAGTTTGCCGATATGCCGCAAGTCGCCGATTCGACCGACGCGATCTACGCATTTTTCATGGACCGTTTGCGGGGCGTGTTGCGCGAGCGCGGTTTCAACGCGGTCGAAATCGATGCCGTGCTGAGCCTGAACCCCACGCGACTGGATGACATCGTTGCGCGCCTCGAGGCCGTGCGTGAATTCGCGAGCTTGCCCGAGGCGGCATCGCTCGCGGCTGCGAACAAACGCATCTCGAACATCCTGAAGAAGTCGGCCGAAGGCGTGCCGGCAAGCGTGCAACCTGCGCTGCTGCAAGAAGCCGCCGAGAAAGCGCTGTACGCGCAGCTCGAGCAGGTTGCGCCGCAGGTGCAAAAGCAACTGGCCGAGCGCAACTACACGGAAGCACTGTCCGCGTTGTCCGCGTTGCGTGACGCGGTTGACACCTTCTTCAACGACGTCATGGTGAACGCCGAAGATCCCGCGCTGCGAAACAACCGCCTGGCTCTGCTCGGCGCGCTGCATCAGCAGATGAACTGCGTCGCGGATATCTCGAAGCTCGCCGCCTGA
- a CDS encoding DMT family transporter, with amino-acid sequence MSTALPVRRAPDATAILLMIGLCAVWGFQQVAIKGANVSFPPLLQAGIRSTIATVLVWFWTRSRGVALFRRDDTLGSGLLAGVLFGGEFVCIFLGLTLTSATRMVVFLYTAPCFMALGLHFFVPGEKLRRVQWIGIAVAFGGIAIAFADGFLHPNPDTASTWQGTAGDALGVLGGVFWAATTVVIRASPLARVSASKTLFYQLGVSAIVLLTLAFALDQTHIGTITPTAIASLAYQAIIVAFLSYLTWFWLLTRYMASRLSVFSFLTPIFGVAFGVLLLGDTLTTRFILAAALVVMGIGLVNAPAARARA; translated from the coding sequence ATGAGCACCGCCCTTCCCGTTCGACGCGCGCCCGACGCCACCGCCATCCTGTTGATGATCGGCTTGTGCGCGGTGTGGGGCTTCCAGCAGGTCGCGATCAAAGGGGCGAACGTCTCGTTCCCGCCGTTGCTCCAGGCAGGCATTCGCTCCACCATCGCGACCGTGCTGGTGTGGTTCTGGACGCGTTCGCGCGGCGTGGCGCTTTTTCGTCGCGACGATACCCTCGGGTCCGGCCTGCTCGCGGGCGTGCTGTTCGGCGGCGAGTTCGTGTGCATCTTCCTGGGACTGACGCTGACCAGCGCCACACGCATGGTCGTGTTCCTCTATACCGCGCCGTGCTTCATGGCGCTCGGCCTGCACTTCTTCGTGCCAGGCGAAAAACTTCGCCGCGTGCAGTGGATCGGCATTGCGGTCGCGTTCGGCGGTATCGCGATCGCTTTCGCCGACGGCTTCCTGCATCCGAATCCGGATACGGCATCGACATGGCAAGGCACGGCCGGCGATGCGCTCGGCGTCCTCGGCGGCGTCTTTTGGGCCGCGACCACGGTCGTGATCCGCGCCTCGCCGCTCGCACGCGTGAGCGCGAGCAAGACGCTGTTCTATCAACTGGGTGTATCGGCGATTGTCTTGCTCACGCTCGCCTTCGCGCTCGATCAGACGCACATCGGCACGATCACGCCGACCGCGATCGCAAGTCTCGCGTATCAGGCGATCATCGTGGCGTTCTTGAGTTATCTCACGTGGTTCTGGCTGCTCACGCGCTACATGGCGTCGCGGCTTTCCGTGTTCTCGTTTCTCACGCCGATCTTCGGCGTGGCGTTCGGCGTGCTGCTGCTCGGCGATACGCTGACAACGCGCTTCATATTGGCGGCGGCGCTGGTGGTGATGGGCATTGGGCTGGTGAATGCGCCGGCTGCGCGGGCGCGCGCCTGA
- the gloA gene encoding lactoylglutathione lyase has protein sequence MRLLHTMLRVGDLQRSIDFYTRILGMKVLRQSENTEYKYTLAFVGYGDESENSVLELTYNWGVDKYDLGSAYGHIALEVDDAAAACNRIREAGGKVSREAGPVKGGKTVIAFVEDPDGYKVELIEKHS, from the coding sequence ATGCGACTTCTCCACACCATGCTGCGCGTCGGCGACTTGCAGCGTTCCATCGACTTCTATACGCGCATTCTCGGCATGAAAGTGCTGCGTCAAAGCGAAAACACCGAATACAAGTACACGCTGGCGTTCGTCGGTTACGGCGATGAAAGCGAGAACAGCGTGCTGGAATTGACCTACAACTGGGGCGTCGACAAATACGACCTGGGTTCGGCGTATGGACACATCGCGCTCGAAGTGGACGATGCCGCCGCCGCATGCAACCGCATCCGCGAAGCCGGCGGCAAGGTTTCGCGCGAAGCGGGTCCGGTGAAAGGCGGCAAGACGGTCATCGCGTTTGTCGAAGACCCGGACGGGTACAAGGTCGAACTGATCGAGAAGCACTCTTGA
- the glyQ gene encoding glycine--tRNA ligase subunit alpha, giving the protein MLTFQQIILTLQSYWDNKGCALLQPIDMEVGAGTSHVHTFLRAIGPEPWRAAYVQPSRRPKDGRYGDNPNRLQHYYQYQVVLKPAPENILDLYLGSLEALGFDLKQNDVRFVEDDWENPTLGAWGLGWEVWLNGMEVTQFTYFQQVGGIDCKPVLGEITYGLERLAMYLQKVENVYDLVWTEWEENGPNGPETRRLTYGDVYHQNEVEQSTYNFEHANVDLLFTFFKSYEAEAKKMIDAKLALPAYELVLKAGHTFNLLDARGAISVTERAAYIGRIRDLSRLVAKGYYESREALGFPMLGNPVHAAAGVVTDAEDAAKPSWVPALKVERNIDQA; this is encoded by the coding sequence ATGCTCACTTTTCAGCAAATCATCCTGACGCTGCAATCCTATTGGGACAACAAGGGTTGCGCGCTTCTCCAGCCAATCGACATGGAAGTCGGCGCGGGCACGTCGCACGTGCACACGTTCCTGCGCGCGATCGGCCCGGAACCGTGGCGTGCAGCGTATGTGCAGCCGTCGCGCCGCCCGAAGGACGGCCGCTACGGCGACAACCCGAACCGTCTGCAGCACTACTACCAGTATCAGGTGGTGCTGAAACCGGCGCCCGAGAATATTCTCGATCTGTACCTCGGCTCGCTCGAGGCGCTCGGCTTCGATCTGAAGCAGAACGACGTGCGTTTCGTGGAAGACGACTGGGAAAACCCGACGCTCGGCGCGTGGGGCCTCGGCTGGGAAGTCTGGCTGAACGGCATGGAAGTCACGCAGTTCACATACTTCCAGCAAGTTGGCGGTATCGATTGCAAGCCGGTGCTGGGCGAGATCACCTACGGCCTCGAACGGCTCGCCATGTATCTGCAGAAGGTCGAGAACGTCTATGACCTCGTGTGGACCGAATGGGAAGAAAACGGCCCGAACGGTCCCGAAACACGGCGCCTCACTTACGGCGACGTCTATCACCAGAACGAAGTGGAACAGTCCACGTACAACTTCGAGCACGCGAACGTCGACTTGCTGTTCACGTTCTTCAAGAGCTACGAAGCCGAAGCTAAAAAGATGATCGACGCGAAGCTGGCGTTGCCCGCGTATGAACTCGTGTTGAAAGCCGGCCACACGTTCAACCTGCTCGACGCACGCGGCGCGATTTCCGTGACGGAGCGCGCGGCGTACATCGGGCGGATTCGTGATCTTTCGCGCCTTGTCGCGAAGGGCTATTACGAGTCGCGCGAAGCCCTTGGTTTCCCGATGCTGGGCAACCCCGTACACGCCGCAGCCGGAGTCGTCACCGACGCCGAAGACGCCGCCAAGCCCTCGTGGGTGCCGGCGCTGAAGGTCGAGCGCAATATCGATCAGGCCTGA
- a CDS encoding M48 family metallopeptidase, with amino-acid sequence MQKTPTRQHQAAALDNPQLDLPLHLPLDAPMEHASSAAGSAAPAMPATLRGDITPADTTAPPAPPLRAPDGTRSRHLMLGSKLLDYRLKRSSRRTIGFMIDGTGLAITAPRWVTIGAIESAIIEKEKWIFKKLEEWQTRVEQRVVPRIVWKDGAQLPYLGQNISVMMTAAPGATGKSATQPHFDTTANTLWLGLPALADAQLIRERVQRWLHRQALEVFGQRLPVYATKLGVEYKAYALSSAATRWGSCSSEGKIRLNWRLIHFPVHIIDYVVAHELAHLREMNHSARFWNTVESIFPDFQEARHTLKHHPPELLPLL; translated from the coding sequence ATGCAGAAGACTCCCACGCGACAGCACCAGGCTGCCGCGCTCGACAACCCGCAACTCGATTTGCCGCTCCATCTGCCGCTCGATGCGCCGATGGAACACGCATCGTCGGCCGCAGGTTCTGCCGCGCCTGCCATGCCCGCCACGTTGCGCGGCGACATCACGCCGGCCGATACAACCGCACCGCCCGCTCCACCTTTGCGCGCTCCGGACGGCACGCGTTCCCGGCATCTCATGCTCGGGTCGAAGCTGCTCGACTACCGGTTGAAGCGTTCGTCGCGACGCACCATCGGTTTCATGATCGACGGCACCGGCCTTGCGATCACCGCGCCGCGCTGGGTGACGATCGGTGCTATCGAAAGTGCGATTATCGAAAAAGAGAAGTGGATCTTCAAGAAGCTCGAAGAATGGCAAACGCGAGTTGAACAACGCGTCGTACCGCGTATTGTCTGGAAGGACGGAGCGCAGCTTCCGTATCTCGGGCAGAACATCAGCGTGATGATGACCGCTGCGCCGGGTGCGACCGGAAAGAGCGCGACTCAACCGCATTTCGATACCACCGCCAACACCCTCTGGCTCGGACTTCCCGCACTGGCTGACGCACAACTCATTCGCGAGCGCGTGCAACGCTGGTTGCATAGACAGGCGCTGGAAGTGTTCGGTCAGCGCCTGCCGGTGTATGCCACGAAACTCGGCGTTGAATACAAGGCATACGCGTTGTCTTCGGCGGCAACGCGCTGGGGCAGTTGTTCCAGCGAAGGCAAGATCCGCCTCAACTGGCGGCTGATCCATTTTCCGGTTCACATCATCGACTATGTGGTCGCGCACGAACTCGCGCACCTTCGCGAGATGAACCACAGCGCGCGTTTCTGGAACACCGTCGAATCGATTTTTCCGGACTTCCAGGAAGCGCGGCACACGCTCAAGCATCACCCGCCTGAACTGCTGCCCTTGCTTTAG
- the lnt gene encoding apolipoprotein N-acyltransferase, protein MADSRFAFRRSNRIDSAQSLPLWHYLVAAILGAANTLSFAPTPHGGWIELVIFTLFFAWLTRTSGWKGAALTGWAFGFGNFVTGVWWLYVSMHDFGGMAAPLAAAAVVLFSMYIAIYPALAGVLWSFCAGRARYEENGSVIPAAGEPRFVPTWHGAFAFASAWALGEWLRGLVFTGFPWLSSGYAQVDGPLASYGAIAGVYGVGWALALVAALLVQGFYTFRHGDTPFAKFAPFIVAIVLVVAGMLLSLVEWTLPANAPLTVRLLQGNVKQEMKFEQEGVNQSLQLYKKLITEKPADLIVTPETAFPVLAVQVPQDLALALRNFSDTTNSSILFGAIGVTVSPEGRATDYTNSLFGITPNQKDIYRYDKHHLVPFGEFVPMGFHWFVALMGIPLGDLGRGPPVQKSFFVHNQPIAVDICYEDIFGEEIARTIREQEAPAGILVNSTNLAWFGDTIALDQHLQMARMRSIETGRPMLRSTNTGTTAVIAANGAVVARLPVYTTGSLDATVQGTSGRTPYVTSGNMTVILVSLLLLAFGFAFAPGRKKS, encoded by the coding sequence ATGGCCGATTCCCGTTTTGCCTTCCGGCGTAGTAACCGGATTGATAGCGCCCAGTCCCTGCCGCTTTGGCATTACCTCGTCGCGGCAATCCTGGGTGCCGCGAACACCCTTTCATTCGCGCCCACGCCGCATGGCGGCTGGATCGAACTCGTGATCTTCACGTTGTTCTTTGCGTGGCTCACCCGTACCAGCGGATGGAAAGGCGCGGCGCTGACCGGCTGGGCGTTTGGTTTCGGCAATTTCGTCACCGGCGTCTGGTGGCTTTACGTCAGCATGCACGATTTCGGCGGCATGGCGGCGCCGCTGGCGGCCGCAGCGGTCGTGTTGTTCTCCATGTACATCGCGATCTATCCGGCACTTGCAGGCGTTCTTTGGTCGTTTTGTGCGGGACGGGCGCGGTATGAAGAGAACGGCTCTGTAATCCCCGCCGCCGGTGAACCGCGCTTCGTCCCCACATGGCACGGCGCATTCGCGTTCGCCAGTGCATGGGCCCTCGGCGAATGGCTGCGCGGACTGGTCTTCACGGGCTTCCCATGGCTTTCGAGCGGGTACGCCCAGGTCGACGGTCCGCTGGCAAGCTATGGCGCTATCGCGGGCGTGTATGGCGTTGGCTGGGCGCTGGCGCTCGTGGCCGCGTTGCTCGTGCAGGGCTTCTATACGTTTCGGCATGGCGACACGCCGTTCGCGAAGTTCGCGCCGTTTATCGTGGCGATCGTGCTGGTCGTGGCGGGCATGTTGCTGTCGCTGGTCGAATGGACGCTTCCCGCAAATGCGCCGCTGACCGTGCGGCTCTTGCAAGGCAACGTGAAGCAGGAAATGAAGTTCGAGCAGGAAGGCGTGAACCAGTCGCTGCAGCTTTACAAGAAGTTGATCACCGAGAAACCGGCTGATTTGATCGTGACGCCCGAAACCGCGTTCCCCGTTCTCGCCGTGCAAGTGCCACAAGACCTCGCGCTGGCACTGCGCAATTTCTCCGATACCACCAACTCGTCCATTCTGTTCGGCGCTATCGGCGTGACGGTTTCGCCCGAAGGCCGCGCGACCGATTACACGAACAGCCTGTTCGGCATCACCCCGAATCAGAAAGATATTTACCGCTACGACAAACATCACCTCGTGCCCTTCGGCGAATTCGTGCCGATGGGTTTCCACTGGTTCGTGGCGCTCATGGGCATTCCACTCGGTGACCTGGGACGCGGTCCGCCGGTGCAGAAATCGTTCTTCGTGCACAACCAGCCGATTGCCGTCGATATCTGCTACGAAGATATTTTCGGCGAAGAAATCGCGCGCACGATTCGCGAGCAGGAAGCGCCCGCGGGCATTCTCGTGAACTCGACGAACCTCGCGTGGTTCGGCGACACGATTGCGCTCGACCAGCATTTGCAGATGGCCCGCATGCGCTCGATCGAAACCGGCCGCCCGATGCTTCGTTCCACGAACACCGGTACGACCGCGGTGATCGCGGCGAACGGCGCGGTGGTGGCAAGGCTTCCGGTCTACACGACGGGTTCCCTCGATGCCACCGTGCAAGGTACATCCGGACGCACGCCTTACGTGACGAGCGGCAACATGACGGTGATCCTGGTGTCGCTGCTGCTGCTGGCGTTCGGCTTCGCGTTCGCGCCGGGGCGCAAGAAGAGCTGA
- a CDS encoding GNAT family N-acetyltransferase, protein MHSPAFIIRKATRADADVAWRIRRAAVMSECINAYPLKQLDEWTGGATSKAFADAVEERFLVATVDERVAGTGMIDVTTGKIDAIFVDPAYMKRGIGAGMVLHLETLARAGGCTKLRLDSTLNAAPFYRSLGFVGDEIAKYRSPRGLTMDCIPMVKRLGA, encoded by the coding sequence ATGCATTCACCCGCCTTCATCATCCGCAAAGCCACGCGCGCCGACGCCGACGTTGCGTGGCGAATCCGCCGCGCCGCCGTGATGAGCGAGTGCATCAACGCGTATCCGCTCAAACAACTCGACGAATGGACAGGCGGGGCGACATCGAAAGCATTCGCCGATGCCGTCGAAGAACGGTTCCTCGTTGCAACCGTGGATGAGCGCGTTGCGGGCACTGGCATGATCGATGTCACGACCGGCAAGATCGATGCGATCTTCGTGGACCCGGCGTACATGAAACGCGGCATAGGTGCGGGGATGGTGCTGCATCTCGAAACGCTGGCGCGTGCCGGGGGTTGCACGAAGCTGCGGCTGGATTCCACGCTGAACGCGGCGCCCTTTTACCGCTCGCTGGGTTTCGTCGGCGATGAAATCGCGAAGTACCGCTCGCCGCGCGGCCTGACAATGGATTGCATACCGATGGTGAAACGTCTCGGCGCTTGA
- the gmhB gene encoding D-glycero-beta-D-manno-heptose 1,7-bisphosphate 7-phosphatase has protein sequence MPTNANKKLVVLDRDGVINVDSDAFIKSPEEWVAIPGSLEAIARLNQAGYRVAIASNQSGIGRGLFDMAALNAMHVKMNRAVAAVGGRIDAVFFCPHTQEDECDCRKPKPGMLQQIVERFEIDPEDTPVVGDSLRDLQAGAALGFKSHLVLTGKGHKTLAAGNLPPNTKVHDDLRSFALNFLAADHD, from the coding sequence ATGCCGACCAACGCAAACAAGAAACTGGTGGTTCTCGATCGTGACGGCGTGATCAACGTCGACTCGGACGCATTCATCAAGTCGCCGGAAGAATGGGTTGCCATTCCCGGCAGTCTCGAAGCCATTGCGCGGCTGAATCAGGCCGGGTACCGCGTGGCGATTGCGTCGAACCAGTCAGGCATTGGCCGGGGGCTTTTCGACATGGCCGCGCTCAACGCCATGCACGTGAAGATGAACCGGGCGGTGGCGGCGGTCGGCGGGCGTATCGATGCGGTGTTTTTTTGCCCGCATACGCAGGAAGACGAATGCGATTGCCGCAAGCCGAAGCCGGGCATGTTGCAGCAGATCGTGGAGCGTTTCGAGATCGATCCGGAGGACACGCCGGTGGTCGGCGACTCCCTGCGCGACCTGCAGGCCGGCGCTGCGCTTGGCTTCAAGTCGCATCTGGTGCTGACCGGCAAGGGACACAAGACGCTGGCGGCGGGGAACCTGCCGCCCAATACAAAAGTACACGACGACCTGCGCTCTTTCGCGCTGAATTTCCTCGCTGCAGATCACGACTGA